The following proteins are co-located in the Castanea sativa cultivar Marrone di Chiusa Pesio chromosome 8, ASM4071231v1 genome:
- the LOC142608003 gene encoding alpha carbonic anhydrase 7-like — translation MKLATQIFFCGFFIVLVLHSHPATSQEVEDEGEFNYDEKSEKGPSRWGEIRPEWSMCGHGTMQSPIDLLNKRVEVVSHLGRLKRSYKPAYATLKNRGHDMMLKWEGGAGYIQINETQYVLNQSHWHSPSEHTINGRKFDLEVHLVHESSDGKVAVIGIMYKIGRPDSFLSSLTDHLEAITNTNEAESVAGLIDPRNIKIGSRKYYRYQGSLTIPPCTQNVSWTIVGKVRTVTQEQVNLLRVAVHDASDTNARPLQPINKRMVHLYRPSDPKDD, via the exons ATGAAGCTTGCAACCCAAATCTTCTTTTGTGGCTTCTTCATTGTTCTTGTTTTGCATTCACACCCAGCAACATCTCAGGAAGTTG AGGATGAGGGAGAATTTAATTATGATGAGAAAAGTGAAAAGGGACCGTCTCGATGGGGGGAGATTCGACCCGAATGGAGCATGTGTGGACATGGAACAATGCAATCTCcaattgatttgttgaataAGAGGGTTGAAGTGGTGTCCCATTTGGGGAGACTTAAGAGGAGTTACAAGCCCGCTTATGCCACTCTTAAGAATAGAGGTCATGACATGATG CTGAAATGGGAAGGCGGTGCAGGATACATTCAAATAAATGAAACTCAATATGTACTCAATCAGAGCCACTGGCATTCACCTTCTGAACACACTATCAATGGCCGGAAGTTTGATCTTGAGGTGCATTTGGTTCACGAGAGCTCAGATGGAAAAGTTGCTGTGATTGGAATCATGTACAAGATCGGGCGTCCTGATTCCTTCTTATCGTCG TTGACAGATCATTTAGAAGCCATTACCAACACCAATGAAGCAGAGAGCGTGGCGGGATTGATTGACCCAAGGAATATAAAGATAGGCAGTAGAAAGTATTACAGATATCAAGGCTCTCTTACAATTCCCCCTTGTACTCAAAATGTTTCATGGACCATTGTGGGAAAG GTGAGGACTGTTACACAAGAACAAGTGAACTTGCTTCGCGTGGCCGTTCATGAT GCTTCAGATACTAATGCAAGACCACTGCAACCAATAAACAAGCGCATGGTGCATCTTTATAGACCAAGTGATCCCAAAGACGATTAA